Genomic DNA from Nonomuraea rubra:
TTGCGCACGCCCTGCTGGTAGCTGGCCAGCCTGCTGCGGAGACGGTCGGGTGACACCGGAGGCCCCGGAACGGGTGGCGGCGGCTGCGGGCTCGCGGTGCCCGGTACCAGATTCGCTCGCGGAGTGCGCTTGGGCAAGCCCGAGCTCGTGGTGCCGTTCCTGGCGGGCTCCGCCGTCGCGTCGGCGGCCTGCCAGGCCTGGTCGGACGGGGTGGTCCAGGCGGTGTCGCGGTGGTCGGCGGTGGGCGCGGGCTTGCTGAACCAGCTGCTCTCCTCGACCGAGGCGAAGATCGGCAGGTACTCGTCACCGGCGGGCGCGGGCTGCGGTCCCGGCGGAGCGGGGAACGACGTCCCGGACGCGGCCAGGTCGGGGAACGGCGGGCCGGACGTGGCCAGATCGGGGAACGACGGGCCCGGCGTGCCCCGGTCGCGGGGCAGGTCGGCGAGCGGCTGCTCGGTGGAGTGGCCGCGGGCCGAGCTGAACCAGGACGACGGCTCGGGCGCCGGCGGCACGGTGTCGAACGACGGGTGACCGGACCCTCCTCCGCCGGTGACGAAGGACGGATACCCACCGGGCTCGAAAGACGGCGGCCCCGATGGCGGCCCCGATGGCGGCCCTGACGGCACCCCCGACGGCGCACCCGAGGGCATCCCGGACATCGGCCGGAGCACGGAGCCCGGCCGCGGCACGTCCAGCGGCCCGTCCAGGTGCCCGTCCGAGGTTCCGTCCTGCGGCCCGTACGCGACCCCGCCGTTCTGCCGCGGCACCTGCACCCGCTGGCCCGCCCCCGGCACCGCGGTCAGCAACATCGGCGGGATCAGCACCATGGCGGTCAGCCCGCCGATGTCCTGCCGCCTGAGCTGCACCCGGATGTTGTGCCGCAGCGCCAGCCGCCCGACCACGAACAGCCCCATCCGCCGCGACACCGACACGTCCACGACGGGCGGGTTGGCCAGCCGCCAGTTGGCCTCGGCCAGCTCGTCCTGCGCCATGCCGATGCCGTGGTCGGTGACCGACAACATCAGGCTGCCGCCGTCGATCCGGCTGCTGGAGATGATCACCTTGGTGTCGCGGGAGGAGAACGACACGGCGTTCTCGACCAGCTCGGCCAGCAGGTGCACCACGTCGGTGACGGCCTGCCCGGCGATGGCGACGTCGGACTGGACCTGGATGCTGACCCGGTCGTAGCTCTCGACCTCGCCGAGCGCGGCCCGCACGATGTCCATCAGCTCGACCGGCTCGCTCCACTTGCGCGCCGCCTCCTGCCCGGCGAGGACCAGGAGGTTCTCGCTGTTGCGGCGCATGCGGGTGGCCAGGTGGTCGAGCTTGAACAGGTCACCGAGCCGGGTGTCGTCGCGCTCGCCCTTCTCCAGCTTCTCGATCAGCGTGAGCTGCCGCTCGACCAGCGTCTGGCTGCGCCTGGACAGGTTGACGAACATGGCGTTGACGTTGGAGCGCAGCGTGGCCTCGTCGCCCGCCAGCCGTACGGCCTCGCGGTGCACCTCGTCGAAGGCGCGGGCGACCTCGCCCACCTCGTCCTTGGAGAAGATGCCGATGGGCGGCACCTCGGCGGTGACTTCGCCGTCGCGCGACTCCCGCAGGTGCTGCACGAACTCGGGCAGCCGGCGGCCCGCGATCTCCAGGGCCTCGCCGCGCAGGCGGCGCAGCGGCCGGACGAGCGACCTGGCCACGCCGGTGGTGATCAGCAGGATGGCGACGAGCAGCGCCACCACGGCGCCCGCGGTCAGGAACGCCCGCCCGCGCTCGTCCGCGCTGAGCGCCTCGCTGCGGGTCACGATGCCCTGGGCCTGGCGTTCCTCGACCTTGCGCATGGAGTCGACGACCACGTTCGCCGCGTCGAACCACTCCTTGGCGTCGTCCCTCCTGGCCTGGTCGAGGCCGCGCAGCGGCAGCCCCTTGGTGGCTCTGATCAGCACCAGCTCGCGCAGGAACAACATGCGGTCGGCGGATCTGCCGTTGACGGTCTCGTCGAAGAAGCGCCGCTCGTCCGCGGTGGCCTCGGCGGCGAAGCCCCTGCGCTCGGTGGCCTCCACGGACTGCTCGCCGAGGAAGCGCTTGAGCTGGTCCTGGTCGAAGGCGCCCTCGACGAGCACGACGGTGACCAGCGCCTGCTGGTAGGAGACGCTCTCCTTGGCGCGGGCGAGCCCGTCGAGCATGCTCGTCTGGCGGAACAGCTCGTCGTCCACGCTGCCCTTGACCAGCTCGTTGTGGACGGAGAGCAGGTCGCTGACCACGGTGGTGTAGAGCTCGACGGCCGGGCCGGGCAGCAGGTTGGCCTCCAGCGCCTGCTTGCGCAGGGCGGTGAGGTCGTCGAGGCGGTTGAGCAGGTTCTCGAGCTGGTCCGCGGTACGGCCGGCCGACTCGGTCATGAGCTGCCCGGCGATGCCGCGTACCGTCCTGGCCGTCAGGTCCACCTGGTCCATCTGGGCCTGCACCTCGGACAGCCCGTCGGCCGGCCGGTTGCGGGCGATGTACCAGGCGGTCTTGGCCCGCTCGCCGGAGACGAGGTGGGTGAGGCCGGCCAGCTCGGCGGAGAGCCGCGCGAACTGGTTCGTCCGCGCGTAGTCGGAGGCCGCGGACGTGGAGGCGAGCACCTGGATGCCGCCGAGCAGCACGGCCGCCGCGGTCGGCACCATGATCAGGGCGACGAGCCGCGCCCGGACACGCCAATTACGCAGCCGCCAGCGGCTCTCGCTGGCCTGCTTGACGCCCAGCTCTGTACTCACCGAACGCACCTCGCCCGAATCGGCGTATTTGAGGAGTCTGTGTCCTGGGGGGAAATCAGCAAGTGCCGGTTATTTGAACACATGCTATGGCTCGTGGCCAAGCGAACATAACGCGACAAAAGATGGTCCGCGTGACTCCTGAGGATAGAACCTGGCGCTCCATGCCGGAAGCATCCCAGGCACGAAATAAACCTTTGGCAGAATAAATGTCCACTTATGGGCGTTTAGCGCGTTCCAATCGGGTAACACGGTTGACGCTCCGCGATCTCTTGACAGTCACGACGTTGAGAATCCCGCTATTGGCGACATATGTTGAGCGACGTCAAACGAGGAGGCGAGTGTGGGAGTTTCTCCCGACAACGCGGCAATCACCGTTGCGGGCCTGTGGAAGATCTTCGGCTCGAAGGCACAGAAAGTGCTGGACAGCGAGGACAGACACCTCGATCCCGCCGCGCTGAGGGAGAAGACCGGCTGCACCGCCGCCGTCCGTGACGTCAGCTTCGAGGTACGCCCCGGCGAGGTCTTCGTCGTCATGGGCCTGTCCGGCAGCGGCAAGTCCACCCTCGTCCGCTGCCTGACCAGGCTGATCGAGCCGAGCGCCGGCGAGATCAGGATCGGCGGCGAGGACATCAGGGCCGCCTCCCCCGACCGCCTCCGCGAGATCCGCCGCCACCAGGTCAGCATGGTCTTCCAGCACTTCGGCCTGCTGCCGCACCGCAAGGTGATCGACAACGTCGCGTACGGGCTGGAGATCCAGGGCACCGCCAGGCAGGCCAGGCACGCGCGGGCGGCGGAGATCCTCACGCTCGTCGGCCTCGACGGCTACGCCGACGCCTACCCCGACCAGCTCTCCGGCGGCATGCAGCAGCGGGTGGGCCTGGCCAGGGCACTGGCCGTGGAGCCCGAGGTGATGCTGTTCGACGAGCCGTTCAGCGCGCTCGACCCGCTGATCAGGCGCGACATGCAGGCCGAGGTCATCCGGCTGCACCGGGAAGTCGGCAAGACGATGGTGTTCATCACGCACGACCTGTCCGAGGCGCTCAAGCTGGGCGAACGCATCGCGATCATGCGGGGCGGCTCGATCGTGCAGCTCGGCACGGCCGAGGAGCTGGTGGGCGCGCCGGCCGACGACTACGTGGCCGACTTCGTACGCGACGTGCCCAGGAGCCACGTGCTGACCCTGCGCTGGATCAGCCGCGACCCCGAGCCGGACGAGCCGCTC
This window encodes:
- a CDS encoding sensor histidine kinase, translating into MSTELGVKQASESRWRLRNWRVRARLVALIMVPTAAAVLLGGIQVLASTSAASDYARTNQFARLSAELAGLTHLVSGERAKTAWYIARNRPADGLSEVQAQMDQVDLTARTVRGIAGQLMTESAGRTADQLENLLNRLDDLTALRKQALEANLLPGPAVELYTTVVSDLLSVHNELVKGSVDDELFRQTSMLDGLARAKESVSYQQALVTVVLVEGAFDQDQLKRFLGEQSVEATERRGFAAEATADERRFFDETVNGRSADRMLFLRELVLIRATKGLPLRGLDQARRDDAKEWFDAANVVVDSMRKVEERQAQGIVTRSEALSADERGRAFLTAGAVVALLVAILLITTGVARSLVRPLRRLRGEALEIAGRRLPEFVQHLRESRDGEVTAEVPPIGIFSKDEVGEVARAFDEVHREAVRLAGDEATLRSNVNAMFVNLSRRSQTLVERQLTLIEKLEKGERDDTRLGDLFKLDHLATRMRRNSENLLVLAGQEAARKWSEPVELMDIVRAALGEVESYDRVSIQVQSDVAIAGQAVTDVVHLLAELVENAVSFSSRDTKVIISSSRIDGGSLMLSVTDHGIGMAQDELAEANWRLANPPVVDVSVSRRMGLFVVGRLALRHNIRVQLRRQDIGGLTAMVLIPPMLLTAVPGAGQRVQVPRQNGGVAYGPQDGTSDGHLDGPLDVPRPGSVLRPMSGMPSGAPSGVPSGPPSGPPSGPPSFEPGGYPSFVTGGGGSGHPSFDTVPPAPEPSSWFSSARGHSTEQPLADLPRDRGTPGPSFPDLATSGPPFPDLAASGTSFPAPPGPQPAPAGDEYLPIFASVEESSWFSKPAPTADHRDTAWTTPSDQAWQAADATAEPARNGTTSSGLPKRTPRANLVPGTASPQPPPPVPGPPVSPDRLRSRLASYQQGVRKGRAELEEDS
- a CDS encoding quaternary amine ABC transporter ATP-binding protein: MGVSPDNAAITVAGLWKIFGSKAQKVLDSEDRHLDPAALREKTGCTAAVRDVSFEVRPGEVFVVMGLSGSGKSTLVRCLTRLIEPSAGEIRIGGEDIRAASPDRLREIRRHQVSMVFQHFGLLPHRKVIDNVAYGLEIQGTARQARHARAAEILTLVGLDGYADAYPDQLSGGMQQRVGLARALAVEPEVMLFDEPFSALDPLIRRDMQAEVIRLHREVGKTMVFITHDLSEALKLGERIAIMRGGSIVQLGTAEELVGAPADDYVADFVRDVPRSHVLTLRWISRDPEPDEPLDGPSLPATTVIKDAIGVASSSSRPIRVVDGDELVGVVDRVDLLAFLSGQAAA